Genomic segment of Mycobacteriales bacterium:
GACTGCGGCACCGGGACGACGACGCTGCGCCCGGGGGGCATCCTCGAGGGCGCCTTCCGCGTCGTCGACGACGAGTCGGGCGAGGAGCGCCCCCCGGCGGACGGCGCGGAGCCAGGCGGAGGCAACCAGTGCTCGACACTGGGGATCAAGGTCTTCTGCGCGACATGGACGATCACCGACGGTCGCTACCGCTTCGTCGGCGTGCCGGGCGGGCGGGACAACCTGCAGACGGACCTGCAGTTCGACGCCGACGTCCGGGTCGCGCCTGGTCAGACCGTGCAGCGCGACTGGTACGACTGCCGCGACTGCAAGGACGGCCAGCGCCCGAGCAGTCCGCCGACGAGCGCGTCGCCGAGTCCCAGCGCCGCCTGACTCGTCCCGTGGACCGGGGTCAGCCGCAGGTGGGGGCGGGGGCCAGTGGTGGCGGCGCACCGATGCTCGGCATGCCGAGCGAGACCCCGGGCGTGACCGGGCGGGTGCCGGCGTCGGAGGCGTCGCCGGCGCGGGTGCGGCGGTGCGACAGCAGCGCGCCCTCGGCCCGCAGGTAGTGCGGGCCGGCGTCGGTGACGACCGTCGTGACCACGTCACCGGGACGTACGCCGGGGGCGGCCGCGAGGTGCACGAGGCGGTTGTCGCGGGCGCGGCCCGTGAGCCGGCCGGGGGCGTCCTTGCGACCCTCACCCACGGACACGAGCACCTCGACGGTGCGGCCGACCTGCTGCCGCATCCCGTCGTACGTCATCCGGTCCTGCAGCGCCACGAGCCGCTGGTAGCGCTCGGCGACGACCTCGGGCGGGACCTGGTCGGGGTAGGTGGCGGCCGGGGTGCCGGGGCGGGTGGAGTACTGGAAGGTGAAGGCGCCGGCGAAGCGCGACGCCTCGACGACGCGCAGGGTCTCCTCGAAGTCCGCGTCGGTCTCGCCCGGGAAGCCGACGATGATGTCGGTCGTGATCGCGGCGTCGGGGATCTCTGCGCGGACCCGGTCGAGGATGCCGAGGAAGCGCTCGGAGCGGTAGGACCGGCGCATCCTGCGCAGGACCTCGTCCGACCCGGACTGCAGCGGCATGTGCAGCGACGGGCAGACCGCGGGGGTCTCGGCCATCGCGGCGATGACGTCGTCGGTGAAGTCGCGCGGGTGCGGGCTGGTGAAGCGCACTCGCTCGAGGCCGGTCGCGCCGACCGCGCGCAGGAGTTTGCCGAAGGCGTCGCGGTCGCCGAAGGAGCGGCCGTAGGAGTTGACGTTCTGCCCCAGCAGCGTGACCTCGAGGACGCCCTGCTCGA
This window contains:
- the miaB gene encoding tRNA (N6-isopentenyl adenosine(37)-C2)-methylthiotransferase MiaB, encoding MSARTYEVRTYGCQMNVHDSERISGLLDEAGYVPAETGATPDVVVFNTCAVRENADNKLYGNLGHLKPVKDRTPGMQIAVGGCLAQKDQGLIVEKAPYVDVVFGTHNVGSLPVLLERARVEQAAQVELLESLEVFPSTLPARRESTYSAWVSISVGCDNTCTFCIVPSLRGKEEDRRPGDVLREVEVLVEQGVLEVTLLGQNVNSYGRSFGDRDAFGKLLRAVGATGLERVRFTSPHPRDFTDDVIAAMAETPAVCPSLHMPLQSGSDEVLRRMRRSYRSERFLGILDRVRAEIPDAAITTDIIVGFPGETDADFEETLRVVEASRFAGAFTFQYSTRPGTPAATYPDQVPPEVVAERYQRLVALQDRMTYDGMRQQVGRTVEVLVSVGEGRKDAPGRLTGRARDNRLVHLAAAPGVRPGDVVTTVVTDAGPHYLRAEGALLSHRRTRAGDASDAGTRPVTPGVSLGMPSIGAPPPLAPAPTCG